A genome region from Baekduia alba includes the following:
- a CDS encoding ArgK/MeaB family GTPase, with protein MTSAADDLAARLRDGDLSAAPAVLNLVESRTDADRASVRALLRALSPAQLGREASGHVVGVTGPPGAGKSSLLSELCRTWRTDDRSVAVLAVDPSSKRSGGSLLGDRARIAFDPEDRGLFIRSTAAGDRLGGLAPATRAAAQALAAAFDVVVIETVGVGQSETEVGEVADTVAVIVQPGSGDVLQFLKAGIMEIPDVLVVTKADLGDIAMRARRDLGAALRSAGSRDTKVVAVSSIAPVAGVDDLVAALDEHRARTDVGARRVAARRSGALADFLVEHGEHGMRALGGRRAALKLLGAADPATDEPSLVATLESQL; from the coding sequence ATGACCTCGGCGGCTGACGACCTGGCCGCGCGGCTGCGCGACGGCGACCTGAGCGCGGCGCCCGCCGTCCTCAACCTCGTCGAGTCGCGCACCGACGCCGACCGCGCCTCCGTGCGCGCGCTGCTGCGCGCCCTCTCCCCCGCCCAGCTCGGCCGCGAGGCGTCCGGGCACGTCGTCGGGGTCACGGGCCCGCCGGGTGCGGGCAAGTCATCGTTGTTGAGCGAGCTGTGCCGGACGTGGCGCACGGACGATCGCAGCGTCGCCGTCCTGGCCGTCGACCCGTCGTCGAAGCGCTCCGGCGGCTCGCTGCTCGGCGACCGCGCGCGGATCGCCTTCGACCCCGAGGACCGCGGGCTGTTCATCCGCTCGACCGCCGCCGGCGACCGACTTGGTGGCCTTGCTCCGGCGACCCGCGCGGCCGCTCAGGCGCTGGCCGCGGCGTTCGACGTGGTGGTCATCGAGACCGTGGGCGTCGGGCAGTCGGAGACCGAGGTCGGCGAGGTGGCCGATACCGTGGCCGTCATCGTGCAGCCCGGCTCCGGCGACGTCCTGCAGTTCCTCAAGGCGGGGATCATGGAGATCCCCGACGTGCTCGTCGTGACCAAGGCCGATCTCGGCGACATCGCGATGCGCGCCCGGCGCGACCTGGGCGCGGCGCTGCGCAGCGCCGGCTCGCGCGACACGAAGGTGGTCGCGGTGTCCTCGATCGCGCCGGTCGCAGGGGTCGACGACCTCGTCGCCGCGCTCGACGAGCACCGCGCGCGCACCGACGTCGGCGCCCGCCGCGTCGCGGCCCGCCGCTCCGGCGCGCTGGCCGACTTCCTGGTCGAGCACGGCGAGCACGGGATGCGCGCGCTCGGCGGCCGCCGCGCCGCGCTGAAGCTGCTCGGCGCCGCCGACCCCGCCACCGACGAGCCCTCGCTGGTCGCGACCCTGGAGTCCCAGCTGTGA
- a CDS encoding protein meaA, which translates to MDHRLPERDRPWMMRTYAGHSTAKKSNELYRSNLAKGQTGLSIAFDLPTQTGYDADHELARGEVGKVGVPVAHKGDMHQLLDGIPLGEMNTSMTINATAAWLLALYIGTAEENGVAQDQLQGTTQNDIIKEFLARGTYAFPPGPSMRLIADMVAYTVTEVPKWNPINICSYHLQEAGATPVQEIAYSMANAIAVLDAVRERVPAELMGKVFGRISFFVNAGVRFIEEHAKLRAMSVLWEELGRSRYGVTDEKQLRFRYGVQVNSLGLTESQPENNVQRIVLEALAVTMGRNARARAVQLPAWNEALGLPRPWDQQWSLRIQQVMAFETDLLEYPDIFEGSVVMEGLVGELLDGARAEMAVVDEHGGAVKAVDYMKSSLVDSHRERIRRIEHGEQIVVGMNKFTESNPSPLIDEEGGIMTVDPEVESQQREAVVAWRSARDAAAADAALDELRRVAASDENIMPATIAAAKAGITTGEWAAALRESFGEFRAPTGVGEAAAGDRDASDLTAIREEVGRLAEAMGRRPKILVGKPGLDGHSNGAEQIAVRARDVGFDVVYEGIRLTPSQIAASAEQEGVHVIGLSILSGSHLELIPSVVEALRGRGVDAPVVVGGIIPAADVQPLKDAGVAAVYTPKDFDLGQIMRDIVSLVAERAESLA; encoded by the coding sequence ATGGATCACCGCCTGCCCGAGCGCGACCGACCCTGGATGATGCGGACCTACGCGGGCCACTCGACCGCGAAGAAGTCCAACGAGCTGTACCGCTCGAACCTGGCCAAGGGCCAGACCGGCCTGTCGATCGCTTTCGACCTGCCCACGCAGACGGGCTACGACGCCGACCACGAGCTCGCGCGCGGCGAGGTCGGCAAGGTCGGCGTCCCGGTCGCCCACAAGGGCGACATGCACCAGCTGCTGGACGGCATCCCGCTGGGCGAGATGAACACGTCGATGACGATCAACGCGACGGCGGCGTGGCTGCTGGCGCTGTACATCGGGACGGCGGAGGAGAACGGCGTCGCCCAGGACCAGCTCCAGGGCACGACCCAGAACGACATCATCAAGGAGTTCCTGGCGCGCGGGACCTACGCGTTCCCGCCCGGCCCGTCGATGCGGCTGATCGCCGACATGGTGGCCTACACGGTCACCGAGGTGCCGAAGTGGAACCCCATCAACATCTGCTCGTACCACCTGCAGGAGGCCGGCGCGACGCCGGTGCAGGAGATCGCGTACTCGATGGCCAACGCGATCGCCGTGCTCGACGCGGTGCGCGAGCGCGTGCCGGCCGAGCTGATGGGCAAGGTCTTCGGCCGCATCTCGTTCTTCGTCAACGCGGGCGTCCGGTTCATCGAGGAGCACGCCAAGCTGCGCGCGATGTCGGTGCTGTGGGAGGAGCTCGGCCGCTCCCGCTACGGCGTCACCGACGAGAAGCAGCTGCGCTTCCGCTACGGCGTCCAGGTCAACTCGCTCGGGCTGACCGAGTCCCAGCCGGAGAACAACGTCCAGCGCATCGTCCTTGAAGCGCTGGCCGTCACGATGGGCCGCAACGCGCGCGCCCGCGCCGTGCAGCTGCCGGCCTGGAACGAGGCGCTGGGCCTGCCGCGCCCGTGGGACCAGCAGTGGTCGCTGCGCATCCAGCAGGTGATGGCGTTCGAGACCGACCTGCTCGAGTACCCCGACATCTTCGAGGGCTCGGTCGTCATGGAGGGCCTGGTCGGCGAGCTGCTCGACGGCGCGCGAGCCGAGATGGCCGTCGTCGACGAGCACGGCGGCGCGGTCAAGGCGGTGGACTACATGAAGTCCTCGCTGGTCGACTCGCACCGCGAGCGCATCCGCCGCATCGAGCACGGCGAGCAGATCGTGGTCGGGATGAACAAGTTCACGGAGTCCAACCCGTCGCCGCTGATCGACGAGGAGGGCGGGATCATGACCGTCGATCCCGAGGTCGAGAGCCAGCAGCGCGAGGCCGTCGTGGCGTGGCGCTCGGCGCGCGACGCCGCCGCGGCCGACGCTGCCCTGGACGAGCTGCGCCGCGTCGCGGCCAGCGACGAGAACATCATGCCGGCGACGATCGCCGCCGCGAAGGCGGGCATCACGACCGGCGAGTGGGCCGCCGCGCTGCGCGAGTCCTTCGGCGAGTTCCGCGCGCCGACCGGCGTCGGCGAGGCCGCCGCGGGCGACCGCGACGCGTCCGACCTGACCGCGATCCGCGAGGAGGTCGGGCGCCTGGCCGAGGCGATGGGCCGCCGGCCGAAGATCCTGGTCGGCAAGCCGGGCCTGGACGGGCACTCCAACGGCGCCGAGCAGATCGCCGTGCGCGCGCGCGACGTCGGCTTCGACGTCGTCTACGAGGGCATCCGGCTCACGCCGTCGCAGATCGCGGCCAGCGCCGAGCAGGAGGGCGTCCACGTCATCGGGCTCTCGATCCTGTCCGGCTCGCACCTGGAGCTGATCCCGAGCGTCGTCGAGGCGCTGCGCGGCCGCGGCGTCGACGCGCCGGTCGTCGTCGGCGGGATCATCCCGGCGGCCGACGTCCAGCCGCTGAAGGACGCCGGCGTCGCGGCGGTCTACACGCCCAAGGACTTCGACCTCGGGCAGATCATGCGCGACATCGTGTCCTTGGTCGCGGAGCGCGCGGAAAGCCTCGCCTAG
- a CDS encoding class I SAM-dependent methyltransferase: MPAPLLDRARTSLRLRALDLRDRVSGRADPLVPPRRRHFVGHAESDFAATGDEFLGHFMRLGGLKPGDRVLDIGSGIGRMARPLTGFLDGGGTYDGFDVNPAGIAWCRDHYGTDHPRFAFVVADLFNARYNPTGSQSAQEFTFPYADASFDFALATSVFTHLLEGEADRYLAEAARTLAPGGTLFATWFLLDDGSRAAIASGAAALPFLDAEARVAVISDAVPEEAIAFDRAWLGEAAARHGLTIAAIHDGAWRGETDPPAPPAPTFQDVVVATNGAPTP, encoded by the coding sequence GTGCCCGCGCCCCTGCTCGATCGCGCCCGGACGTCGCTGCGTCTGCGCGCGCTGGACCTGCGCGACCGCGTTTCCGGCCGCGCCGATCCGCTGGTCCCGCCGCGGCGGCGGCACTTCGTCGGCCACGCGGAGTCGGACTTCGCCGCGACCGGCGACGAGTTCCTGGGGCACTTCATGCGCCTCGGGGGCCTGAAGCCGGGCGATCGCGTCCTGGACATCGGCAGCGGCATCGGCCGGATGGCGCGCCCGCTGACCGGCTTCCTGGACGGCGGCGGCACGTACGACGGCTTCGACGTCAACCCGGCCGGCATCGCCTGGTGCCGCGACCATTACGGCACCGACCACCCGCGCTTCGCGTTCGTCGTCGCCGACCTCTTCAACGCGCGCTACAACCCGACCGGCAGCCAGTCGGCGCAGGAGTTCACGTTCCCCTACGCCGACGCGAGCTTCGACTTCGCGCTCGCGACCTCGGTCTTCACGCACCTGCTCGAGGGCGAGGCCGATCGCTACCTCGCCGAGGCCGCGCGCACGCTCGCGCCCGGCGGGACCCTGTTCGCCACGTGGTTCCTGCTCGACGACGGCTCACGCGCGGCGATCGCCTCCGGCGCGGCGGCGCTGCCGTTCCTCGACGCCGAGGCGCGCGTCGCGGTGATCAGCGACGCGGTGCCCGAGGAGGCCATCGCCTTCGACCGCGCCTGGCTGGGCGAGGCCGCCGCGCGCCACGGCCTCACGATCGCCGCGATCCACGACGGCGCCTGGCGCGGGGAGACGGACCCGCCCGCCCCGCCCGCCCCGACCTTCCAGGACGTGGTCGTGGCCACGAACGGAGCACCGACACCATGA
- a CDS encoding MBL fold metallo-hydrolase, which yields MSSHREIDVHFQGAAKAVCTHQIDGYVVDPGPESSVGAVFAALGDERPEAVLLTHIHLDHAGAAGALVERWPGLEVWVHRNGARHVIDPSRLVASAQRIYGDQMERLWGRIVPVPEANVRILDDGGRAGGLEWAWTPGHAVHHVAYLHEDTNIVFAGDVAGVRIGDGPILPPTPPPDIDVEAWHASIDRVAAWEPSALAITHFGTFTDVARHLESLHAELDRWAGVARDHDASGFEREIRAALAGTADEHGYLKAMPPETLYGGLARYWKKRDTAAS from the coding sequence ATGAGCAGCCACCGCGAGATCGACGTCCACTTCCAGGGCGCGGCCAAGGCCGTGTGCACGCACCAGATCGACGGCTACGTCGTCGACCCCGGCCCGGAGTCCTCGGTCGGCGCGGTCTTCGCCGCGCTCGGCGACGAGCGGCCCGAGGCCGTCTTGCTGACCCACATCCACCTCGACCACGCCGGCGCCGCGGGCGCGCTGGTCGAGCGCTGGCCCGGCCTCGAGGTGTGGGTGCACCGCAACGGCGCCCGCCACGTCATCGACCCCAGCCGCCTGGTCGCCAGCGCGCAGCGGATCTACGGCGACCAGATGGAGCGCCTGTGGGGCCGGATCGTCCCGGTGCCCGAGGCGAACGTCCGGATCCTCGACGACGGCGGCCGCGCCGGCGGCCTGGAGTGGGCGTGGACGCCCGGCCACGCCGTCCACCACGTCGCCTACCTCCATGAGGACACCAACATCGTCTTCGCCGGCGACGTCGCCGGCGTGCGCATCGGCGACGGCCCGATCCTGCCCCCGACGCCGCCGCCGGACATCGACGTCGAGGCCTGGCACGCGTCGATCGACCGCGTCGCGGCCTGGGAGCCCAGCGCGCTGGCGATCACGCACTTCGGGACGTTCACCGACGTCGCCCGCCACCTCGAGAGCCTGCACGCCGAGCTCGACCGCTGGGCCGGCGTCGCCCGCGACCACGACGCGTCAGGCTTCGAACGCGAGATCCGCGCGGCGCTGGCCGGAACGGCCGACGAGCACGGCTATCTGAAGGCGATGCCGCCCGAGACGCTGTACGGCGGGCTGGCCCGTTATTGGAAAAAGCGCGATACTGCCGCGTCGTAA
- a CDS encoding ATP-dependent Clp protease adaptor ClpS yields the protein MIVRNDDHNTFDHVATTLARLIPGIDVGRGYAIADRIHAAGLAIVWTGHKELAEHYWDQLRDAGLTMAPLEQA from the coding sequence GTGATCGTCCGCAACGACGACCACAACACGTTCGACCACGTCGCCACCACGCTGGCGCGGCTCATCCCGGGCATCGACGTCGGCCGGGGCTACGCGATCGCCGATCGCATCCACGCCGCCGGCCTGGCGATCGTGTGGACCGGCCACAAGGAGCTGGCCGAGCACTACTGGGACCAGTTGCGGGACGCGGGCCTGACGATGGCCCCGCTCGAGCAGGCCTGA
- a CDS encoding SigB/SigF/SigG family RNA polymerase sigma factor has protein sequence MAEPGGHIETAARAAREQDLLRRYHHGGDTRARDQLAEEMLPLARALAGRYAGRGEPMDDLVQVACVGIMKAIEGFDLTREVRFSSYATPTVLGEIKRHFRDRTWAMRVPRGLQELQLEVAKKRDELTGALGRSPTVQELADAIDAPFEEVLATIQSVGARRTRSLDEPTGEDMTLADSIGGRDVELERAEMRVLLDEAMDVLSERDREVLRLRFAEDLTQTEISTRIGVSQMQVSRIIRQSIAKLRLDIDKSPAA, from the coding sequence ATGGCCGAGCCAGGGGGGCACATCGAGACCGCCGCCCGCGCCGCGCGGGAGCAGGATCTGCTGCGCCGCTACCACCACGGCGGGGACACGCGTGCGCGCGATCAGCTCGCCGAGGAGATGCTGCCGCTGGCCCGCGCGCTGGCTGGGCGCTACGCCGGGCGCGGCGAGCCGATGGACGACCTCGTCCAGGTCGCCTGCGTCGGGATCATGAAGGCGATCGAGGGCTTCGACCTCACGCGCGAGGTGCGCTTCTCCTCGTACGCCACCCCCACCGTCCTGGGGGAGATCAAGCGCCACTTCCGCGACCGCACCTGGGCGATGCGCGTCCCGCGCGGGCTGCAGGAGCTTCAGCTCGAGGTCGCCAAGAAGCGCGACGAGCTGACCGGCGCGCTCGGCCGCTCGCCGACCGTGCAGGAGCTGGCCGACGCGATCGACGCGCCGTTCGAGGAGGTGCTGGCGACGATCCAGTCGGTCGGCGCCCGTCGCACGCGGTCGCTGGACGAGCCGACCGGCGAGGACATGACGCTCGCCGACTCGATCGGCGGCCGCGACGTCGAGCTGGAGCGTGCGGAGATGCGCGTCCTGCTCGACGAGGCGATGGACGTCCTCAGCGAGCGCGACCGCGAGGTGCTGCGCCTGCGCTTCGCCGAGGACCTCACGCAGACCGAGATCTCCACCCGCATCGGCGTGTCGCAGATGCAGGTGTCGCGGATCATCCGGCAGTCGATCGCCAAGCTGCGCCTGGACATCGACAAGTCGCCGGCGGCGTAG
- a CDS encoding GGDEF domain-containing protein, whose protein sequence is MCAAVQREIPDRQALLDALAAATAAGRSGLLVLVDVDELREHNRLHGLAAGDALLAAVHERLGADATFHYMGDAFAFLALGTPDEVLRAVAVRLDALSSAAPALGCSFGTAQLTADRPDPAALLTAAERRLTDQQGRGPLPEDRILEALDPLVAATWPAAHARAERVRALAPVIAGRLGVKAPERERIRRCAALGGDPGLAHLHAHLDGLPTLAHTRAVLRALDDALTGSAPLHPDDLAAQVIAACIPGTDATAGLEPRVAAARDAQLSAHDLAPTLVLPAEPELAASFDDPHAQRLASLARLHSLIDAAGHIDDPADLERSLQAVAQAISETLGFGNVVINLYRPEWDDYIVGTVFGADEVRDSLVGATYDWPMWEQVLDERFLHRGTYRVYAGDFDWNEQAGRRYVPDLDTLDDPRAWQAEDEVFVTFHQADGSLGGILNVGAPVDGLRPSDAQLDTLVVARHAARAVERAQAASVALSHRRGLEQLLAISTELTRAEEAAGVLEAVVDGVADALGFATVSVHLADAPAAPLALAARSDRDGPRAGLVLPTTLDGIAALLTPDVETAGCFLLSRDEVRRRVPALRAVAPSRLNGRGPRAWTNHWLLVPLIGHAGDAIGVVLADDPLDHLLPTTERLQALRLFANQAANALETIDQREQLRVLAERDPLTRLLNRRALMADLEEAVADVQADGRPAALAYCDLDGFKRLNDRHGHSAGDELLRTFAEILTDSIRPEDRAYRVGGDEFALLLCGCDETEADRVVRRVLNELQRRAGAAGTGGVVVGASFGVAVARSGGLDAARLLHSADSAMYARKRSGSGRA, encoded by the coding sequence ATGTGCGCCGCCGTCCAGCGCGAGATCCCGGATCGCCAGGCCCTGCTCGACGCCCTCGCGGCGGCGACCGCGGCTGGGCGCTCGGGGCTGCTCGTGCTCGTCGACGTCGACGAGCTGCGCGAGCACAACCGGCTGCACGGCCTGGCCGCGGGCGACGCGCTCCTGGCCGCCGTCCACGAGCGGCTGGGCGCCGACGCGACATTCCACTACATGGGCGACGCCTTCGCGTTCCTCGCGCTCGGCACGCCCGACGAGGTGCTGCGCGCGGTCGCCGTCCGGCTCGACGCGCTGAGCAGCGCCGCGCCCGCGCTCGGCTGCTCCTTCGGCACCGCGCAGCTGACCGCCGACCGCCCGGATCCTGCGGCGCTGCTGACCGCCGCCGAGCGCCGCCTGACCGACCAGCAGGGCCGCGGCCCGCTGCCCGAGGACCGCATCCTGGAGGCGCTGGACCCGCTCGTCGCCGCGACCTGGCCCGCCGCGCACGCGCGCGCCGAGCGCGTCCGCGCCCTGGCGCCGGTGATCGCGGGCCGCCTCGGCGTCAAGGCGCCCGAGCGCGAGCGCATCCGCCGCTGCGCGGCCCTCGGCGGCGATCCTGGCCTCGCCCACCTCCACGCCCACCTCGACGGCCTGCCCACGCTCGCCCACACCCGCGCGGTCCTGCGCGCCCTGGACGACGCCCTGACCGGCAGCGCCCCGCTGCACCCCGACGACCTCGCCGCCCAGGTCATCGCGGCGTGCATCCCCGGCACCGACGCGACCGCCGGCCTCGAGCCGCGCGTCGCCGCCGCGCGCGACGCCCAGCTCTCCGCCCACGACCTCGCCCCCACGCTGGTCCTGCCGGCCGAGCCGGAGCTGGCCGCGTCGTTCGACGACCCGCACGCCCAGCGCCTCGCGTCGCTCGCGCGCCTGCACAGCCTCATCGACGCCGCCGGCCACATCGACGACCCGGCCGACCTCGAGCGCTCGCTGCAGGCCGTCGCGCAGGCGATCTCCGAGACGCTCGGCTTCGGCAACGTCGTCATCAACCTCTACCGGCCCGAGTGGGACGACTACATCGTCGGCACCGTCTTCGGTGCCGACGAGGTGCGCGACAGCCTGGTCGGCGCGACCTACGACTGGCCGATGTGGGAGCAGGTGCTCGACGAGCGGTTCCTGCATCGCGGCACCTACCGCGTCTACGCCGGCGACTTCGACTGGAACGAGCAGGCCGGTCGACGCTACGTGCCCGACCTCGACACGCTCGACGACCCGCGCGCCTGGCAGGCCGAGGACGAGGTGTTCGTCACCTTCCACCAGGCCGACGGCTCGCTCGGCGGGATCCTGAACGTCGGCGCGCCGGTCGACGGCCTGCGCCCCAGCGACGCCCAGCTCGACACGCTCGTCGTCGCCCGGCACGCGGCGCGCGCCGTGGAGCGCGCGCAGGCCGCCAGCGTCGCGCTCTCCCATCGCCGCGGGCTGGAGCAGCTGCTGGCGATCTCGACCGAGCTCACGCGCGCCGAGGAGGCCGCCGGCGTCCTGGAGGCGGTCGTCGACGGCGTCGCCGACGCGCTGGGCTTCGCGACCGTCTCGGTCCACCTCGCCGACGCGCCGGCCGCACCGCTGGCGCTCGCCGCCCGCAGCGACCGCGACGGCCCGCGCGCCGGGCTCGTCCTCCCGACCACGCTGGACGGCATCGCCGCGCTGCTGACGCCCGACGTGGAGACCGCCGGCTGCTTCCTGCTGTCCCGCGACGAGGTCCGCCGCCGCGTGCCCGCGCTGCGCGCCGTCGCGCCCTCGCGCCTCAACGGCCGCGGCCCGCGCGCGTGGACCAACCACTGGCTGCTCGTCCCGTTGATCGGCCACGCCGGCGACGCGATCGGCGTCGTGCTCGCCGACGACCCGCTCGACCACCTGCTGCCGACCACCGAGCGCCTCCAGGCGCTGCGGCTGTTCGCCAACCAGGCGGCCAACGCCTTGGAGACGATCGACCAGCGCGAGCAGCTGCGCGTGCTGGCCGAGCGCGACCCGCTCACGCGGCTGCTGAACCGCCGCGCGCTGATGGCCGACCTCGAGGAGGCCGTCGCCGACGTGCAGGCCGACGGCCGGCCGGCGGCGCTGGCCTACTGCGACCTCGACGGCTTCAAGCGCCTCAACGACCGCCACGGCCACAGCGCCGGCGACGAGCTGCTGCGGACCTTCGCCGAGATCCTGACGGACTCGATCCGCCCCGAGGACCGCGCCTACCGCGTCGGCGGCGACGAGTTCGCGCTGCTGCTCTGCGGATGCGACGAGACCGAGGCCGACCGCGTCGTCCGGCGCGTGCTCAACGAGCTGCAGCGCCGCGCGGGCGCGGCGGGCACCGGCGGCGTCGTCGTCGGCGCGTCGTTCGGCGTCGCGGTCGCGCGCAGCGGCGGCCTGGACGCCGCCCGCCTGCTCCACAGCGCCGACTCCGCGATGTACGCGCGCAAGCGCTCAGGCTCAGGTCGAGCCTGA
- a CDS encoding methyl-accepting chemotaxis protein, translating to MPQLFRWTIGRKLAAAFAAVVALFSAALILALAMQSSANHHWQELEHWQKGQDAIARQVAGSRQQQAAQALYAATFDPKYKAEWEAGVKISDAASESAAALHDPTITRISENAAAADHLHDENVNGKLFPAVARGDHAAALVALRKVDKYVRGPIGASEKIAGYLARQRQVSVRGAQQASDNAKRVTIVALLLGILLAAAVAIAITRSLAGRAKRIGIAARHLAEGDTEHRLDVPGDDELAVTARHFGKVVDSLRAMSVAAGRVAAGDLTATVTPRSERDALGQAFAAMIEQLRELVARLSASASHLATASREMAQSSSETGRAVDDIARAVGDVAAGAERQVTAIASARSSASNLSGAVAAGADGARETAAAAAAAARAAGVGAQAVTAATAAMAAVQASSADVTAAIRSLGDKSGEIGSIVGTIGGIAEQTNLLALNAAIEAARAGEQGRGFAVVAEEVRKLAEESQAAARTIAALIAAIQTETTRAVGVVDDGAQRTAQGAEVVDQAREAFDRIGEGVRDMDARVAGIAAAVAEIAVSSKRMEDDLDAVGAVAESSSATSEEVSASTEQTSASTQQIAASAQELAATAQELEALVGRFTVAAS from the coding sequence ATGCCGCAGCTGTTCCGCTGGACCATCGGCCGCAAGCTCGCCGCCGCCTTCGCCGCCGTCGTCGCCCTCTTCTCCGCCGCGCTGATCCTCGCGCTGGCCATGCAGTCCTCCGCCAACCACCACTGGCAGGAGCTCGAGCACTGGCAGAAGGGCCAGGACGCCATCGCGCGCCAGGTCGCCGGCTCGCGCCAGCAACAGGCCGCCCAGGCGCTGTACGCCGCCACGTTCGACCCCAAGTACAAGGCCGAGTGGGAGGCCGGCGTCAAGATCTCCGACGCCGCGTCGGAGTCCGCCGCGGCGCTGCACGACCCGACGATCACCCGGATCTCCGAGAACGCGGCGGCGGCCGACCACCTCCACGACGAGAACGTCAACGGCAAGCTCTTCCCGGCCGTCGCCCGCGGCGACCACGCCGCCGCGCTGGTCGCGCTGCGCAAGGTGGACAAGTACGTCCGCGGGCCGATCGGCGCCTCCGAGAAGATCGCGGGCTACCTGGCGCGCCAGCGCCAGGTCAGCGTCCGCGGCGCGCAGCAGGCGTCCGACAACGCCAAGCGCGTGACGATCGTGGCCCTGCTGCTCGGCATCCTGCTCGCCGCCGCGGTCGCCATCGCGATCACGCGCTCGCTCGCCGGGCGCGCCAAGCGCATCGGCATCGCGGCCCGCCACCTCGCCGAGGGCGACACCGAGCACCGACTCGACGTCCCCGGCGACGACGAGCTCGCGGTCACCGCCCGCCACTTCGGCAAGGTCGTCGACTCGCTGCGTGCGATGAGCGTCGCGGCCGGCCGCGTCGCCGCCGGCGACCTCACCGCCACCGTCACCCCGCGCTCGGAGCGCGACGCGCTCGGCCAGGCCTTCGCCGCGATGATCGAGCAGCTGCGCGAGCTCGTCGCCAGGCTGTCGGCGTCGGCGTCGCACCTGGCGACCGCCTCGCGGGAGATGGCGCAGTCCTCGTCGGAGACCGGCCGTGCCGTGGACGACATCGCCCGCGCCGTCGGCGACGTCGCGGCCGGCGCCGAGCGCCAGGTCACCGCGATCGCCTCCGCGCGCTCCAGCGCGTCCAACCTGTCCGGCGCGGTCGCGGCCGGCGCCGACGGCGCCCGCGAGACCGCCGCCGCGGCCGCCGCGGCCGCCCGCGCGGCCGGCGTTGGCGCCCAGGCCGTCACCGCCGCGACGGCCGCGATGGCCGCCGTCCAGGCCTCGTCGGCCGACGTGACCGCCGCGATCCGCAGCCTCGGCGACAAGTCAGGCGAGATCGGGTCGATCGTCGGCACGATCGGCGGCATCGCCGAGCAGACCAACCTGCTGGCGCTCAACGCCGCGATCGAGGCGGCCCGGGCCGGCGAGCAGGGCCGCGGCTTCGCGGTCGTCGCCGAGGAGGTCCGCAAGCTGGCCGAGGAGTCCCAGGCCGCGGCGCGCACGATCGCCGCGCTGATCGCCGCCATCCAGACGGAGACGACCCGCGCGGTCGGCGTCGTCGACGACGGCGCGCAGCGCACCGCGCAGGGCGCGGAGGTCGTCGACCAGGCCCGCGAGGCGTTCGACCGCATCGGCGAGGGCGTCCGCGACATGGACGCGCGCGTCGCCGGGATCGCCGCCGCCGTCGCGGAGATCGCGGTCTCCAGCAAGCGCATGGAGGACGATCTCGACGCCGTAGGCGCCGTGGCGGAGTCCTCGTCGGCGACCTCGGAGGAGGTCTCCGCCTCGACCGAGCAGACCTCGGCCTCCACGCAGCAGATCGCGGCCTCCGCCCAGGAGCTGGCGGCTACGGCGCAGGAGCTCGAGGCGCTCGTCGGCCGCTTCACGGTGGCGGCGTCATAA